The sequence TGTACCGCAAGAATTAGTAAGAATATCAGATGCTGTAGAAGACGGTTCAATTAATCAAAATCCAGCATTAGTTAAAATTTGTCAGGAAGTACGAGGCCGTCAGAGTAAACTGCATTTGGTCGGATTATGTTCTGAAGGAGGCGTACATTCACATTTAAGTCACCTATTCGGCTTATTAGATTTAGCTAAAGCTCAAGGAATCTCAGACATTTGCATTCACGCGATCGCGGACGGACGCGATACTAAACCCAGTGAAGCAGTAAAGTCAATTGGACTTATTCAAGATTATATAGACCGCATAGGAGTCGGACGCATTGTAACTATTAGCGGACGCTACTATGCAATGGATAGAGATAAACGTTGGGATCGCGTCCAAAGCGCTTACGATGTAATGACGCAAGATGACGAGTCTAGCGATAGTCGTTCTGCAGCAGAAGTAGTCAAAGCATCTTATGCAGAAGGCAAAACAGATGAATTTATTATTCCTGTTAGAATAGCTCCCGGAGCCGTTGAAGCAGGGGATGGAATCATATTTTTTAATTTCCGTCCCGATAGAGCTAGACAACTAACTCAAGCTTTCGTTAAATCAGATTTTGACGGTTTTGAAAGACAGCAAATTAAACCGCTATCTTTTGTTACTTTTACGCAATACGAGCAAGATTTACCAGTAGAAGTCGCATTTAAACCCCAGAATCTGAATAATATTCTTGGTGAAGTAATTTCTCAACATGGTCTAAAGCAATTTCGTACAGCTGAAACCGAAAAGTATGCTCACGTTACCTACTTCTTCAACGGTGGTTTAGAGGAGCCACTCGAAGGAGAAGATCGAGAACTGGTAAATTCTCCAATGGTAGCCACCTACGATAAAGCCCCACTAATGTCAGCAGCAGCTGTTACTGACGTAGTTTTAGGAGCCATTAAAAAGGGTATTTATTCCTTAGTAGTAGTTAATTATGCCAACCCAGATATGGTAGGGCATACGGGAAACATGGGAGCTACCGTTGAAGCATTAGAAGCGGTAGACAAATGTTTGGGACGCTTGTTAGAGGGAATAAGCAAAGCTGGAGGGACGGCATTAATTACCGCCGACCACGGTAATGCAGAATACATGATAGATGAGACGGGAAATCCCTGGACTGCTCATACTACGAACCCAGTTCCTTTTATTGTGGTAGAAGGAGAGAAAGCGAAAATTGCCGGACACGCTACCAATCTCAAATTAAGAACTGATGGTAAGTTAGCCGACATTGCTCCCTCTATTCTGGAGATTTTGCAGCTTCCCCAACCGCAAGAAATGACTGGAACATCATTGTTTAAGCCAGCAGAGTATGACGTAAAAGTTCCCCGCAGCCCCATGAATTTGGTGATGCAGAATAATTGATAATTAGTTGTTAGTGGTTAGTGGTTGGTAGTTAGTTGTTAAGCTGGCTGCTGGCTGCTGACAATTAACTACTCATAAAGCTTGCAACGTCACGCATTGAAGGTAAAACAGGAAAATATCATAAATCCTATTAAAGTTTAAGTAAAAGAATTAAGTTAAAATCTGTTTAAATATTGGTTGTTGAGTATAAACCGGTTGATTAACCACAAACAACTAACAACTAGCAACTAACGACTAATAACTATTCATAAAATTCATGACTGTTTCAAACATAATACAAGGCATCTGGGCATTTTCTGCAATCGGTTTAATCGTTTTGGTATTGCTCCACAGTCCCAAAGGTGATGGAATTGGAGCTATCGGCGGACAAGCACAATTGTTTAGCAGTACAAAAAGTGCTGAAAATACTTTAAATCGCGTTACCTGGACGCTAACAGTAGTTTTTCTGGGTTTAAGCGTAGTTTTAAGTGCTGGCTGGCTTGGAGCTTCCGTTCCTAGCACTGCTAATCCCCCAATTACGCCTAATTCCGCTCCTATTAACTCTAATCCCTCGGATTTATCTGCTCCCGTAACTTCTCCAGCCCCTTCTATTTCTCCAGCTCCTTCTGATTCTTCCGAACCGTAAAATTACTTTCTTCAACTCTTTCTAAACTGTAAAAATTACAGCTTTGTTGGAATGAGAAAAAATCTAAGCTTATTTAAACGATTCAGAATAGCTTTAGGACTGGTAATTACCACAGCACTGCTCGTTATGTTTACTAACGTGCAGTCTTTTGCTGTGTTTGCAAAAATTAACTTGACAAAATTACCGCATTATCAGACGGATATAAAACTAGCAAAAAAAATCTCTCAGAATCCTTCTGAACCTTTCCAAAAACCTCATCCTCTGCCATTAACTTTAGAAAGATGGCAAGATGAAACAAATAGCGGTGATTATTTTTCTGAGATTAAACCTACTAAATATGGTTATTTAATTTGGTCAGAATTTCCAGTTAAGATTTATTTAGAAACACCAAATATAAACAACAATCAGCAATCTCAACAATGGATGAATGTTGTCTCGCAAACAGTAGAAGAGTGGAATAATTATTTACCTTTAAAAATAGTTGAAAATTCAGAAGAAGCAGATATTAAAATTATTCGGAAATCTCCACCACTACAGTTTACTCCCGGAAAAAAACTT comes from Rivularia sp. PCC 7116 and encodes:
- the gpmI gene encoding 2,3-bisphosphoglycerate-independent phosphoglycerate mutase; the encoded protein is MTKAPVSPVVLVILDGWGYCEETKGNAVAASSTPVVDSLIKAYPNTLINTSGKAVGLPEGQMGNSEVGHLNIGAGRVVPQELVRISDAVEDGSINQNPALVKICQEVRGRQSKLHLVGLCSEGGVHSHLSHLFGLLDLAKAQGISDICIHAIADGRDTKPSEAVKSIGLIQDYIDRIGVGRIVTISGRYYAMDRDKRWDRVQSAYDVMTQDDESSDSRSAAEVVKASYAEGKTDEFIIPVRIAPGAVEAGDGIIFFNFRPDRARQLTQAFVKSDFDGFERQQIKPLSFVTFTQYEQDLPVEVAFKPQNLNNILGEVISQHGLKQFRTAETEKYAHVTYFFNGGLEEPLEGEDRELVNSPMVATYDKAPLMSAAAVTDVVLGAIKKGIYSLVVVNYANPDMVGHTGNMGATVEALEAVDKCLGRLLEGISKAGGTALITADHGNAEYMIDETGNPWTAHTTNPVPFIVVEGEKAKIAGHATNLKLRTDGKLADIAPSILEILQLPQPQEMTGTSLFKPAEYDVKVPRSPMNLVMQNN
- a CDS encoding Zn-dependent protease → MRKNLSLFKRFRIALGLVITTALLVMFTNVQSFAVFAKINLTKLPHYQTDIKLAKKISQNPSEPFQKPHPLPLTLERWQDETNSGDYFSEIKPTKYGYLIWSEFPVKIYLETPNINNNQQSQQWMNVVSQTVEEWNNYLPLKIVENSEEADIKIIRKSPPLQFTPGKKLPRARSALTSYKVYEKDNALYHRFNILLSPSQTGKYLLAASRHELGHALGIWGHSKDKGDALYFSQVRNPPIISARDVNTLKKIYQQSTSLGWGNNLGT